Proteins encoded by one window of Pseudomonas tructae:
- the msrQ gene encoding protein-methionine-sulfoxide reductase heme-binding subunit MsrQ yields the protein MRYPLFRLGIFILASIWPLWWLYEAAMEALGPDPGKILVDRLGLGALIFLLITLSMTPLQRLTGWSGWIISRRQLGLWCFAYIVLHLSAYMFFVLGLDWGQLGIELSKRPYIIVGMLGFVGLLTLAVTSNRYSQRRLGARWKKLHKLVYVILGLGLLHFLWVVRADLKEWSIYAVIGLFLLALRIPALERRIPRLATRKTAPLKQS from the coding sequence ATGCGCTATCCACTGTTCAGGCTCGGCATTTTCATCCTGGCCAGTATCTGGCCGCTGTGGTGGTTGTATGAAGCAGCCATGGAGGCCCTTGGTCCGGACCCGGGCAAGATCCTGGTCGATCGCCTGGGGTTGGGGGCTTTGATCTTCCTGTTGATAACCTTGAGCATGACGCCCTTGCAGCGCCTTACCGGTTGGTCAGGGTGGATCATCTCGCGGCGCCAGCTGGGGTTGTGGTGCTTTGCTTATATAGTGCTGCACTTGAGTGCCTACATGTTCTTTGTCCTGGGCCTGGATTGGGGGCAGTTGGGTATCGAGCTGAGCAAGCGGCCCTACATCATTGTCGGCATGCTGGGCTTTGTCGGCCTGTTGACCTTGGCGGTGACATCCAATCGCTATAGTCAGCGTCGCCTGGGCGCACGCTGGAAAAAACTGCACAAGCTGGTGTATGTCATCCTCGGCCTGGGTCTACTGCACTTTCTTTGGGTGGTGCGCGCTGATCTTAAAGAGTGGTCTATATATGCCGTTATTGGTTTGTTCCTGCTGGCCTTGCGTATTCCCGCGCTTGAGCGGCGAATCCCGCGGCTGGCAACGCGTAAAACGGCGCCTTTGAAACAAAGTTGA